A single genomic interval of Ovis aries strain OAR_USU_Benz2616 breed Rambouillet chromosome 9, ARS-UI_Ramb_v3.0, whole genome shotgun sequence harbors:
- the LOC101118452 gene encoding MORN repeat-containing protein 2 produces the protein MAFQAAQRASSLQATELAAQGESQSPENLSRSPVSNRDCTRTSSGVIERNGIGIHTTPNGIVYTGSWKDDKMNGFGRLEHFSGAIYEGHFKDNMFHGLGTYTFPTGAKYTGNFSGNRVEGEGQYTDIQGLEWCGNFHFTAAPGLRLKLHM, from the coding sequence GGCTTCTTCCCTCCAGGCCACCGAGCTGGCGGCCCAGGGAGAATCACAGAGTCCAGAAAATCTCTCCCGCAGCCCTGTGTCAAATAGGGACTGTACAAGAACATCTTCTGGAGTCATTGAGAGAAATGGAATAGGTATTCATACCACTCCTAATGGGATTGTCTACACAGGAAGCTGGAAAGATGACAAGATGAATGGTTTTGGAAGACTTGAGCATTTTTCAGGAGCAATATATGAAGGACACTTTAAGGACAATATGTTTCATGGACTGGGAACTTATACATTCCCAACTGGGGCAAAGTACACTGGAAATTTCAGTGGAAACAGGGTGGAAGGTGAAGGACAATATACTGATATCCAAGGACTAGAATGGTGTGGTAACTTTCatttcacagctgctccaggccTGAGGCTAAAGCTCCATATGTAG